A single genomic interval of Bacillus smithii harbors:
- the xerD gene encoding site-specific tyrosine recombinase XerD, which yields MNDYLQDFLHFLIVEKGLAKNTIVSYERDLKSYLHYLQTVEQITDVNQITRIHIIQFLNHLRKEGKSAKTLARHVASLRSFHQFLLREKMADQDPSVHIESPHLERSLPKVLTLSEVEALLEAPDRSKPSGLRDAAMLELLYATGIRVSELVNLNLDDLHLTMGFLRCIGKGNKERIIPVGKTALHVLDQYLQYGRPNMQSKKYRTDALFLNHHGNRLTRQGFWKILKGLAKKANIEKELTPHTLRHSFATHLLENGADLRAVQEMLGHADISTTQIYTHVTKTRLREVYSKFHPRA from the coding sequence GTGAATGACTATTTACAAGATTTTCTTCACTTTTTAATTGTGGAAAAAGGATTGGCCAAAAACACAATCGTTTCTTATGAACGGGATTTGAAAAGCTATTTGCATTACTTGCAAACGGTGGAGCAAATCACCGATGTGAATCAGATCACTAGAATTCATATCATTCAATTTCTTAACCACTTGAGAAAAGAAGGGAAATCCGCCAAAACATTGGCAAGGCATGTTGCTTCTCTTCGCTCCTTTCATCAATTTTTATTAAGAGAAAAAATGGCGGATCAAGATCCTTCTGTTCATATAGAATCCCCTCATCTTGAACGTTCCCTGCCGAAAGTGCTGACATTGTCAGAAGTAGAGGCGCTTCTAGAGGCTCCGGATAGATCTAAGCCCTCGGGATTGAGAGACGCGGCCATGCTGGAGCTGCTTTATGCTACCGGGATACGCGTGAGCGAGCTGGTAAATTTGAATTTAGACGACCTTCATCTCACAATGGGATTTTTGCGCTGCATTGGAAAGGGAAATAAAGAAAGAATTATTCCGGTCGGAAAAACGGCTCTTCATGTACTGGATCAATATTTGCAATACGGCCGTCCGAATATGCAATCAAAAAAATATCGGACAGATGCCTTATTTTTGAATCATCATGGAAACAGGCTGACAAGGCAAGGGTTTTGGAAAATTTTAAAAGGTCTGGCCAAAAAAGCGAATATTGAAAAAGAATTAACCCCCCATACGCTAAGGCACTCTTTTGCCACTCATTTGCTGGAAAACGGAGCCGATTTAAGAGCTGTACAGGAAATGCTGGGGCATGCGGATATTTCCACTACTCAAATCTATACCCATGTCACCAAAACGCGTTTGCGG
- a CDS encoding YqzK family protein yields the protein MFRTIWQTIKVFLLFTGCTIFFYYGIIWISQEYQTNHRYEKPKGSAVKVFQSVEDNHVHWQDRLLLFYHDGE from the coding sequence ATGTTTCGAACGATTTGGCAGACAATTAAAGTGTTTCTACTTTTTACAGGATGCACGATTTTCTTTTACTATGGTATTATATGGATAAGTCAAGAGTATCAAACGAATCATCGATACGAAAAGCCAAAAGGTTCCGCGGTCAAAGTTTTTCAATCCGTGGAAGATAATCATGTTCATTGGCAAGATCGATTGCTACTTTTTTATCATGATGGGGAGTAA
- a CDS encoding Fur family transcriptional regulator has product MESRIERIKKQLHSASYKLTPQREATVRVLLENEADHLSAEDVYLLVKEKSPEIGLATVYRTLELLTELKVVDKINFGDGVSRYDLRQEGAAHFHHHLVCIECGAVDEIQEDLLEEVEAIVEKRWKFKIKDHRLTFHGICHRCQEKAEKENREKQHAN; this is encoded by the coding sequence ATGGAAAGCCGAATTGAACGAATCAAAAAACAATTACATTCCGCAAGTTATAAACTAACACCACAGCGGGAAGCGACGGTTCGGGTGCTATTGGAAAATGAAGCCGACCATTTAAGCGCTGAAGATGTTTACCTCCTAGTGAAAGAAAAATCACCAGAAATAGGGCTTGCGACTGTTTACCGAACGCTGGAACTTTTAACGGAATTAAAAGTGGTAGACAAAATCAATTTTGGCGATGGCGTCTCCCGATACGATCTTCGGCAAGAAGGGGCAGCCCATTTCCATCATCACCTTGTCTGTATTGAATGTGGAGCAGTGGATGAAATCCAAGAAGATTTACTGGAAGAAGTAGAAGCGATCGTTGAAAAACGCTGGAAATTTAAGATTAAAGACCATAGGCTTACTTTTCACGGCATTTGCCATCGTTGCCAAGAAAAAGCGGAAAAAGAAAATCGTGAAAAACAGCATGCCAACTAA
- a CDS encoding ISLre2 family transposase, whose amino-acid sequence MNIQQHLTTNSLTWKEIELDLFRALQNAFTELFTALLEDIDRQLAETRDKRRYHLKDKRRTTIQTLFGEVTFERNYYLDREQNRYTFLLDSFLAFDGSQSISPCLEETAMGLAVECSSYRKAAHTLAQMVGYPVMSHETIRQLVLEAEVPLHCPVDQRYGRVLFVEADGLFVSLQGKGKRAKEDKILTVHEGWKRNGSRIEFVNQRHYVHEGKGEVWEGFEEFLMNEYAYDPCRDLLVINGDGAPWITACREYFKGRVCFQLDRFHVARELRQCLSGHPRWQAIRQKLAKQDEEKLLVELNSALGTLGDEAKEQQLAALIHRIESMPGCIRDYREWLKEQGVDTTGMYPMGRAESVMSQLAYRVKYRRSWTDKGLRAFFKAMIARMDGIRLFGHRLGEESSHPAEETASTKQTIVNKAKQRIRRLLPEVTRNNVPYLQQSSGTPIYHALSEFKGW is encoded by the coding sequence ATGAATATTCAACAACATCTTACCACAAATTCGTTGACATGGAAAGAGATCGAACTTGATTTGTTTCGAGCCTTGCAAAACGCCTTCACCGAGCTGTTTACGGCTCTGTTGGAGGACATCGACCGACAATTGGCGGAAACCCGGGACAAGCGCCGGTACCACTTGAAAGACAAACGACGCACCACGATTCAAACCTTGTTTGGCGAAGTTACCTTTGAGCGAAACTACTATTTAGACCGAGAACAAAACCGTTACACGTTTTTGCTTGATTCCTTTTTAGCGTTTGATGGATCGCAGTCAATCAGCCCTTGTCTAGAAGAAACGGCGATGGGATTGGCTGTGGAGTGCTCTTCCTATCGCAAAGCGGCTCATACGCTTGCCCAGATGGTCGGGTATCCGGTGATGAGCCATGAGACGATCCGCCAGTTGGTGCTCGAGGCTGAAGTTCCGCTGCACTGCCCGGTTGACCAGCGATATGGACGGGTGCTGTTTGTGGAGGCCGATGGACTGTTTGTCTCTCTCCAAGGGAAGGGAAAACGGGCCAAGGAAGACAAAATCCTGACCGTTCACGAAGGATGGAAGCGCAACGGCTCACGGATCGAATTCGTGAATCAGCGCCATTACGTCCATGAAGGCAAGGGGGAGGTGTGGGAAGGCTTCGAGGAATTTTTGATGAACGAATATGCCTATGATCCGTGTCGGGATCTTCTTGTCATCAACGGGGACGGCGCTCCATGGATTACCGCGTGCCGGGAGTATTTCAAAGGACGGGTCTGCTTCCAATTGGATCGATTCCACGTGGCGCGTGAGTTGCGCCAATGCCTCTCGGGCCATCCACGGTGGCAGGCGATTCGGCAAAAGCTGGCGAAGCAGGATGAAGAGAAGCTGCTTGTGGAACTGAACAGCGCCCTCGGCACGCTGGGGGACGAAGCGAAAGAACAACAGCTGGCTGCCTTGATCCACCGGATCGAATCGATGCCGGGATGCATCCGTGATTACCGGGAATGGCTGAAGGAGCAAGGAGTGGACACAACGGGCATGTATCCGATGGGGAGGGCTGAAAGCGTGATGAGCCAGCTGGCGTATCGGGTGAAATACCGCCGCAGTTGGACAGACAAGGGACTCAGGGCGTTTTTCAAGGCAATGATTGCCCGGATGGATGGGATTCGTCTTTTCGGACATCGTTTAGGAGAAGAATCGTCGCATCCGGCGGAGGAAACGGCATCTACCAAACAGACGATCGTGAACAAGGCGAAACAACGCATCCGCCGTCTTCTTCCAGAGGTAACGCGGAATAACGTGCCATATTTACAGCAATCGTCCGGGACTCCGATCTATCATGCCCTGTCTGAATTCAAGGGATGGTAA
- the spoIIM gene encoding stage II sporulation protein M: MQKKTTSHSIVQHVQANSSIYLFIMTLFLMGIVFGAVIVNSLSYVQKEDLFYYLQRFFGQVSKGNIAASEDLFQQSFWHNLKYLGLIWVLGISIIGLPLIFIFLFMKGIVVGFSVGFLVNQMGWKGFLVSIAAVLPQNLFIIPAFILIAASAVAFSLQLIKKIFVHQSGHFPILPMFSRYVIYFIIAVGIVTIAASVEAYLSPSLMKMVLK, translated from the coding sequence ATGCAGAAAAAGACCACGTCCCATTCTATCGTTCAACATGTACAAGCCAATTCCTCAATTTATTTGTTTATCATGACGCTTTTTCTGATGGGGATCGTATTTGGCGCGGTGATTGTCAACAGCCTTTCGTACGTCCAAAAAGAAGATTTGTTTTATTATTTGCAGCGGTTTTTTGGACAAGTTTCCAAAGGAAATATCGCTGCGAGCGAAGACCTTTTTCAGCAAAGTTTTTGGCATAATTTAAAATATTTAGGGCTTATATGGGTGCTTGGCATTTCCATTATCGGCTTGCCGTTGATTTTTATATTCTTGTTTATGAAAGGAATTGTCGTCGGCTTTTCCGTCGGTTTCTTAGTGAATCAGATGGGCTGGAAGGGATTCTTAGTTAGTATTGCGGCGGTGCTTCCTCAAAATTTGTTTATCATACCCGCTTTTATTTTAATAGCGGCATCCGCTGTCGCGTTTTCTTTGCAATTGATCAAAAAAATCTTCGTCCATCAGTCAGGGCATTTTCCTATTTTGCCGATGTTTTCGCGATATGTGATCTATTTTATCATTGCGGTTGGGATCGTGACCATCGCGGCAAGTGTCGAAGCTTACTTATCGCCTAGCTTAATGAAAATGGTATTAAAATAA
- a CDS encoding NUDIX hydrolase produces the protein MSRLEEKTLSTEPIFEGKIIKVQVDEVELPDGKRSKREIVKHPGAVAILPITQDGKIVMVEQYRKPLERTLVEIPAGKLEPGEDPEQTAHRELEEETGYVCEKLTHIISFYTSPGFANEIVHLYLAEGLSKKENAKAADEDEFVELMEMTLEEAEQYIKENKIADAKTVYAIQYLKLKKGHRL, from the coding sequence ATGTCGCGTTTGGAAGAAAAAACATTGTCAACGGAACCCATTTTTGAAGGAAAGATTATTAAAGTTCAAGTAGACGAAGTGGAACTGCCGGATGGAAAACGATCGAAGCGGGAAATTGTCAAGCATCCCGGAGCCGTAGCCATCCTTCCTATTACACAAGATGGAAAGATTGTGATGGTGGAACAATACCGAAAGCCGTTGGAACGGACGCTTGTGGAAATTCCGGCGGGAAAACTGGAACCGGGGGAAGACCCGGAACAAACTGCTCACCGGGAATTGGAAGAAGAGACCGGCTATGTATGCGAAAAATTAACCCATATTATTTCATTCTACACGTCACCGGGATTTGCAAATGAAATCGTTCATCTGTATTTGGCAGAAGGATTAAGCAAAAAAGAGAATGCCAAAGCCGCTGATGAAGATGAATTTGTGGAATTGATGGAAATGACTTTGGAGGAAGCAGAACAATATATAAAAGAAAACAAAATAGCAGATGCGAAAACGGTTTATGCGATACAGTATTTGAAATTAAAAAAAGGCCATCGTCTCTGA
- the mciZ gene encoding Z-ring formation inhibitor MciZ → MRVYIGEERLILTGKAREICSMLKQYAKHHIWVTELLKKRL, encoded by the coding sequence ATGAGAGTGTACATAGGAGAAGAAAGACTCATACTGACAGGAAAAGCGCGGGAAATTTGCTCTATGCTAAAACAATACGCCAAACATCATATATGGGTAACAGAATTGCTGAAAAAGCGACTCTAA